AGCCACCGAACATTTACAACAAAGTTTGACAATCGTCCGTCAAATGGGAGAAAAGCGCACGGAAGCAATTATTCTCAATCAATTAGGCAGAACAGAATTAGCCACAGGCAATCTAAAAGCAGCAGAAAAAACCTTCCTCGACGGTATTAAAATATGGGAGTCCATTCGCGCTGGCTTGGGTAACAACGACATCAACAAAATTTCGATTTTTGAAGAACAATCAATTACTTATCGCCTAGCGCAAAAAGCTTTAATTGCTCAAAACAAAACTGATTCTGCCTTGGAAATTGCCGAACGGGGACGCGCTAGAGCATTTGTAGAATTACTAGCAAATCGTTTAGCGACAAACTCAAACCAATTTAATATCGCTCCTCCCACACTTGAGCAAATAAAACAAATAGCAAAAGAGCAGAATGCTACCTTAGTTGAGTATAGCATTATCTATGATGATTTAAATGCCAAAGGACAACCCAAGACACGAGAATCGGCGTTGTTAATTTGGGTAATCAAACCAACTGGTGAAGTAGCATTTCGCCAAGTTAATTTGCAATCATTAACTCGCAACACAGAAGGATTAAAAAAGTTATCAGCACTAGTTGCTAGCAGCCGTGATACTCTGGGAGTGAGGGGTCGTGGGCTTGCAGTCACAGCGAGAGTAGAGGAAAATAGGCAAAATTCTCCATCAGGTATACAGCTACCAGAGTTGCAAAAACTGCATCAAATATTAATCGAACCAATTGCCGATTTATTACCCAAAAATTCTGATGAACGAATAATTTTTATTCCCCAAGACGAACTGTTTTTAGTTCCTTTTGCTGCGCTCCAAAATGCTGCTGGTAAATATCTGATTGAAGAACATACTATTCTCACTGCGCCAGCTATTCAAGTACTAGATTTAACTCGCCAACAAAGAGCGAAAATACGCAATTTGAATGCAGAAACGCGAACTGCCTTGGTAGTAGGAAATCCTACTATGCCCAAAATCGGTCAACCACCGGAACAACTACCCAGTTTACCAGGTTCAGAACGAGAGGCAACAGAAATTGCGACGCTTTTGAATACTCAACCATTGTTAGGCAAAGATGCTACTAAAGCAGCTATTTTGCAGCAGTTGCCACAAGCCAAATTAATTCATTTGGCAACTCATGGGTTATTAGATGATTTTCAAGGTTTGGGCGTACCGGGTGCAGTTGCTCTCGCACCATCTGAGAATGATAACGGTTTACTAACTGCATCGGAAATTTTGAATTTAAAGTTAAATGCTGAATTAGTTGTTCTGAGTGCTTGCGATACTGGTAGAGGTCGCTTAACTGGTGATGGAGTAATTGGATTATCGCGATCGATCATTGCATCCGGAGTCCCCAGCGTGATAGTCTCTCTATGGTCGGTTCCCGATGCCCCCACAGCTTCCTTAATGACGGGATTTTATCGAAATTTACAACAAAATTCGGATAAAGCCAGAGCTTTACGCAATGCAATGTTGGCTACCATGAAAGATCATCCGAATCCTAGAGATTGGGCGGCTTTTACGATTATTGGTGAAGCAGAGTAATCACGTTAACAAAGGTTATCTTTGGGATTTCTTTTGAGTATTTCTTATTTGTTTCTCTACCTGTTGTAATTTCTGACGAGCATCTGTACGAGCGGGGTCAAGTTTGATGGCTTCCTTAAAAGAAGAGAGCGCTTGGGGTAATTTTTTCTGCTCCATCAAGGCTATTCCTAATAGATAATGAAGCTCGCTATTTTTTGGATTCATTTCAATCCCTTTTTGGTAAGTAACGCTCGCTTCATCTAGTTTGTTTTGAGTAACCAAAATCTGCCCCAATCCTTTGTAACTATTTGCGCTGGGGGGATATAATTCAATAGCTTTACGATAAGCTGCGATCGCTTCATCCCATTGTTTTTGCTCGGCTAGGATCTGCCCCAAACGCTCGTAAGGCAAAGCATAATTAGGCACAGCCAGAATCGATTTTTGATAGGCAGCAATTGCTTCTTGTGGTTTTTGCTGTGCTGCCAAAGCATCCCCTAAGCCTATGTATGTCAGGTTGGCTTTTGGATCTAACTCAATTGATTGGCGATACGCTGCTATTGCTTCATTTATTTTTCCCTTTCCTAACAGCACGTCACCTAATAGATAGTAAGCATCATCATTTTGCGGCTCTAATTCAAGGGCGTTGCGAATAATTACTTCTGCTTCATTCCATTGCTGTTGGTCAATTAGGGCAAACCCCAAATTTAGATAAATTTTTGTTTGCTTGGATTGCTGTTTTATTACTTCACGACAATGTGCGATCGCCTTTGCTGTTTCTCCTTTTTCTACCAAAGAATTACACAAACCTACTTTGGCATCAATAAGTTTGGGGTCGAGTTGTAGCGCTTTTTGATAAGATAAAACCGCTTCGTTGAGAGCCTGTGGTTTGGATAATAGCCACGTCCATGCTAGTGATTGTTGTTGTAAATTGTTCGCGATCCGAATGCCTTTGCCTGAACTTTCCCAAAATTTCATGCTGGCATTACCCAGGTTGAGGAAAGCTTGCGGATCGTTTGGCATCTCTTTAGCATTTTGACGAGCAACAACCATCTTATTTTGAGCTATTTGCACTTGCCTTAAAGTTTGGTAATCTTGCCAAATCAACCAAGCAAAATAGCCTCCGATCGCTAAACCAAAACCAAGGATAGAGTAAATAATAATTTTTCTGACTTTCATAAAGTTGAAAACATATTTACCTACTATTTAATCGTTTTCACCGTCAAAACTTGTGGCGGAGAAGCATCTGGCGGATAAAGAAAATCAACTTGCACCAAACGTCGATCGCCTGGTGGCATCTTTAAAGTAACTAAAGGTTCTCCTTCTTGTCCGCGTCGATGATATAGATGAACGTAGCGAGTTTGGGTCAATTTGCGATCGTCCTCATAACGAATGCGGACAGTCCCCCGGAAAAATACTGGTTGTCCCGATGATGGCAGAAAACGCAGTCCACCTTGCAACTTATCTTCTTTAACCGCCGTTTCTACTGCTACCACTACATTTTGAGTTTCCCTCGTGGGATTAATGAGAGGTAACGAGAGATTGTAGCGAATCCCATAATTACCATGCGCTTGATAAGCCGTATCCGGATACCGTACCAACATGGTAGCGCTTTGTACTTGTCCAGTTCCCATCGTGCCACGGGGAATGGTACTTAAGGGATAGGAAAAAGCTTGACCTGGTGAGGGAATCGTCAAATTGTTGGCAGATGCGCGATCGACTAATCGGGCTTGCCACTCATTACCTCTAGCAACACCCGATACACGACCGTAAATGATCCCTCCACTAGTGCGATCGGGCGGCGTAGGAGTGCGATCGCGTGGTCCTGATACATCCCCCTCAGTCAACAATTTCTGCCATTCAGCCAAATTTGGTGGCCTTTCGCTACCATCCTCATTTATCCTGGCGAACATTCCCAAACTAGCCATATAAACCGTGCCATCACTCTGCAACTGCATCAACGTAGAACGACCATTTAACGGTGGCGTCAGCGTCCGTACCGGAATCGGCAAATTAAGTAACATTTCACTTTGTCCCGGCGCAATAACTAGCTGAGTCGGAAAATTCCCTTGCCCTTTTCCTCGTAAAAGATCGCTCATCACCCGATCCCCTGGCCCAGCATAGACAGTCCCATC
The sequence above is drawn from the Leptolyngbyaceae cyanobacterium genome and encodes:
- a CDS encoding tetratricopeptide repeat protein, with the protein product MKVRKIIIYSILGFGLAIGGYFAWLIWQDYQTLRQVQIAQNKMVVARQNAKEMPNDPQAFLNLGNASMKFWESSGKGIRIANNLQQQSLAWTWLLSKPQALNEAVLSYQKALQLDPKLIDAKVGLCNSLVEKGETAKAIAHCREVIKQQSKQTKIYLNLGFALIDQQQWNEAEVIIRNALELEPQNDDAYYLLGDVLLGKGKINEAIAAYRQSIELDPKANLTYIGLGDALAAQQKPQEAIAAYQKSILAVPNYALPYERLGQILAEQKQWDEAIAAYRKAIELYPPSANSYKGLGQILVTQNKLDEASVTYQKGIEMNPKNSELHYLLGIALMEQKKLPQALSSFKEAIKLDPARTDARQKLQQVEKQIRNTQKKSQR
- a CDS encoding DUF3370 domain-containing protein, producing MLPFLPIISLLQATPAPTPAPPQEILRQQEVRPLPGQLNNIPVFNSNSPELVLKEGILLSTFPPIGKRFPTAHLNFPFRGRFDLFAHHVARGESPDNLQTLYLGVIIHNPTLKPVKVEILQGASYLSQPDAPFIDFPSGRDNSDGTVYAGPGDRVMSDLLRGKGQGNFPTQLVIAPGQSEMLLNLPIPVRTLTPPLNGRSTLMQLQSDGTVYMASLGMFARINEDGSERPPNLAEWQKLLTEGDVSGPRDRTPTPPDRTSGGIIYGRVSGVARGNEWQARLVDRASANNLTIPSPGQAFSYPLSTIPRGTMGTGQVQSATMLVRYPDTAYQAHGNYGIRYNLSLPLINPTRETQNVVVAVETAVKEDKLQGGLRFLPSSGQPVFFRGTVRIRYEDDRKLTQTRYVHLYHRRGQEGEPLVTLKMPPGDRRLVQVDFLYPPDASPPQVLTVKTIK